ctccctctcacTCGGCTGAGCTGTGAGCCAGCACTTCATTAATTCTTCATCAAGGTCAAACAGCTTGTCAACCAGCTCTCCCACCTTCTCCAGCAGATccgctggaaaaacaaaaacatgaagtaTGAGGATCAGTTTCAGAGTTTTGGAGatcagaaaatgtgcaaaacaaatCTAAAGTAAAAGACAGAAACTTCCACATCTCTGTGACGCATTGACTAGGTCACCTTTTCACAAATATAAGTAATCagctaataaaaaaagtgtagagtaaaagtgaagtactGTTAGTAGAACTGCTCATGATGAAACAAAGGTTGAAGCACACAGATGTCTGTTGTCGTATTCGCTGAAGCCACAGGGAACAGAAGTCTTTTTGAGACAAACAGGTCAGCAGCAGTCTGTAAACAACATGAGAGGAAATAAATCTTACTCTCTtagtttctctttttgtttagtttaggCAAAATTGAAAAGGTACCTGGTGGTTTCTAGAAGGGTTGGAGGGTCTGCATCTCCCAGAAGAAGCAACAGCACAGCCCTGTGGACACACCGGGCAGGAGCATCAGCTAGCAAAAAAAATAGCAGGAGCAATGCATCTAATTAACAGATGGAGGTGAGGTTCAACTCACCCCAAGTCCTCATTTTGGCTGAGAGTCGCACATGTGTCCGGAAAGCAGGCAATATTACCCAGGATTCCTACACAAATTTCCTTGTGAAAGAGAAAAGCATGGAAATAATGATTGTAACTATGTAAGAATGTTTAAACGAATACATTATTCATAGtgttatcattattacaagAGCATATTCGATTTATCATATGGGATTAAAATCTGTCATGTGTGAAAAGTATTTCACTTACTGTAAGACGTGGGCAACGTGATTTAGCAATGACTCCAAGAAGGATATCAGCAGCTTTGAATTCTTGCAGAAAACCAGCGACATCCTGCATGCATTTGATTCATAAGCGGTAAATATTAAAGCTGTGAGCATTTTCTTGTTAAAATGCATGGAAAACCTAAACATACAGCAAGACCAGACCTGCAAAATCCTTTTTATCTTAACATGTCctgatgtaaatattttataagACAATCTATGGAAAGCATATTCATATCTACAATACCTGCTACAGGCCTACGTTTTAATCACAACTgtgatttgtgttgttttcataaatgtgttttatttaaaggtacttttttttaaatcaaatgtgcAGCAGAGTATTTGCTATTCAAGCAAAGGAAGAGAGTGCACCTTGTCCATGGCCATATCCCAGACCCTGCAAAGAtcttcctcctcatcatcagAGAGCTGCATCTGAGCTTCTGAGTTCTCCTCTGAATGCTCTGTAACCATCTGCAAAACAGTGTAAGTTTACAGAAACGTAGACGCCATGGACGGGTTGCACAAAAGCAAGGATGCTCCAAACAACGGTCAGCTcgaggtaaaaaaataaaacgagaaAGCAAGAGACTTTTTGGtatgtttaaaaattttttttagctcagCTCAAGCTGTTAACCCTCCATCTCTAATACAACTATATCTGAACCGGCTTTGGAAGCACTAATATGCAGGTTTCTGCCACCGTGTAACAACCTAAAATTTATGATTAAGTCCTCAGAAATGAACAGGTTTTAATGAGGCGGTCCACCTACCTGAATGAGACGCGTCAGCGTGCTGAAAAGCCAGTGCTTGCTGTAAACGGTGTCTCCGATGGCATCCAGATCTTCTCCCTCCTCTCCGTCAGCTTGCTCTGGGGGTGGTGACGGGTTCCGATCCATATGAGGGGACTGGAGTCCAGCCGAAGGTGTGGATCTCTCCTTTTCTTCCTGCTGCGCTTCACCATCAGCGCTGTTGTCTTGCGGAATAAACAGAGGCACACTTTAGAAAAGAGATGAAGGAGCGTTTCAGCATGAATGGATCCTGACAAATGTGGCATTACTAGATCATTGTTGTGACAGAACAGCAAGGATGTTCAGACATTAACGACAATAACAAGGTTACTAGCTAAATTCTGAATGAGGTTCTTTTAATATCAAAGTAGAAATAACATGTTTCAGGGTTTGACAGTAAGACAGACACAACCACCAAAACTATTCCTGCAAATAATACTACTTCAATGAAAGTTAAAGTTTTCTTGGGTCGTTTTATAGAGCCCTAATTTCCTTCTAGTCTTGTTGGGAAAGAGTACGAAAGTTAAGCACATGTTGTCCGCTTTGTTCATTTTCTACCGGACTCAGATCAATTAAAGATTTCAGCTAATTTACCCTCAGATCATTAGTACACTTGGTACATAACGCACACATTTAAGCTAGTAGCTTTATGCCACTCTGGCATGTGTTACTTTAACATTATATGCCAAATATGACAATGATATATTTAAACTCACCCATTACGACCACTCTGAGCAAAGCGACGAGGCTATTCAATATTAAACTTAAGTTTCagaagactttaaactgcacCGCCACTCTATTTCAAACAGACTCCATTTACGATAGTTACCCGGGTGCGCATGCGCGAGTGACCTTGTTATGGTTGACAACCTGAGTGTGAAatggctatcgccccctgcagGTAGGCAAGGAAAATTGTCGAGTGTACTCGCGAAAATCAGACTCCTGAAAGGTCTGAATATTCATCTTCGTCTTATAATTATCGGCAGACATTtgcagtagttttttttttattccttagTGTCACCTACTGTCACCtacttatttgtgttttatcaaatttctatgtaaaataataaGCTGCCGATTCTTGAGGTAGAAACGAAGAAGCAAAAAGataatgagataaaaaaatttaaaacaaataaataaaagaaaaaagggaaaaggaaaGATGGAAGCAGCAACATTAAATTCTAAACTTTCTTATTTCATTATATTCTCTTATTGCTGTAACAGACTACTTCAAAGAGTCatttaaaatccaaatgaaaatacaaagcacaggggttcccaaacttttcaccCTGTGAAACTCCAAATAATGATGCCAGACTGTTGACCCCCTTTTAGCAGgagggatttttatttatttattttcggataatgagattaaagtcagaatattATGAGATACGCCTGTACAACAATACCCAACTCTTAGCGTGCCAGTCTTCTTTTGCAGTACACTGCACCAAAATGTGTTGATTCTTGACCAACTTTGTGCAATTACTGAACAAAATAAACCACACTAAGTTGAGAACTGCTGTCGTAGTTACAAAAGTTGCTacctttatttaaataaaaatgtattcaagtgATGCAATTGTTGACTGTAGTGCCTATAGCTGCTGTACTTTTAGAGCTCCACAATTCAGATTATGTTCcttaatgtaaaataattttcaatccTCATCTGGCTGGagaataataaattaaaatatgctCCACAAACTGAAATTAAACCACTGCAGCAGATGTCAGCTGTGTTGAGTTTTCCGAGCCTGTCTGGCATTTTGGCACATGCAGTTTTATGGGAAATGATAACAAGTCCTGGAAGTTAAACAGTACAGTCAACAATCTTAGCACAAATAGTAAAGTATTGCCTGTAATCCATGCTGTTTTGAGATTATTTTGAGTGGGCACCGTCATCCTTTAATCAACAGCAAAGTAATAACTACAGCATTTCTCATGTCACAGCTGTCCTGCTGTGGGAGTGGTTCAAAGCCCTGTTTGCACTTGGAGGAGCGTCTGCTTGATGATATTTGAGAACATACCAGCTAGCATTATGTTTGTTTTCAGCCGATAACTTTTCATAATGAAAACAGCGAAGTTTAAGatgaaaatgtagaaaagctTGAAAGGGAACTCTCAACTAGTTGAAGTAATTCACAACCTACTCCTGTAACAGCTCATATATGTCAATTCATAAATGTGGTGCAAGTACAACGCACGTGGGGTCAGGctttaaagaaacacacaaTAGGGGGAAATaaagttgcaaaaaaataaggaggtaacagacaaaaaagaaagatgagGTTAATAAAGTGCAGTGATTATATTAGAATATGGATAATGCCATACCTTGTGTATGTTACGTGAGCCCAGGAACAGAATGATGACGGTCAAGGATGTAGCTCAGTCGTTACAGATTTGCATCCTGTGTCCATCACAGTCCAAATACAATTAAGATAATAGAACTGGTACCATAACTGGAAGAGAGCAAATATTAACTTTTGGTGGTGTAATTCTACATTATTCAGCCATTCATTCTGTGGTGATTTTCCTTTCAACCGGGTGCACTAACTCAGATTTGAGTAGGAGCCAGGGGACCTTCATGGGAAGCATGAGCTCAGGTTACtgtttaaaaagcacaaaatccGTTTTGCATTCTTTGACCTCAGGATAACATTGAATTTTGCCTGATAGCTCTACACGTTTATGTAAAACTTCAGGCTATAACAGATGAAGGGGCAGTGTGGGCAACATTTGTACTCACCGCATGCCCCCGCTAAATTAAATTGATTAACTTACACTACAATCAAATGTCTTTATCTAATCAAATATGATGGGTGCTCCTCACTACCCTTCACCGTTTTATACCATTGTAGTTTGGTTTGTTTGGAGCTGTTTCATACTAGACATGATTCAATTTGCATCTGCCAGAGGGCTTTTTGGTACCCCTACTCATAAAGTTGACTATATGGTTCAATAGGACATCAATATCAACCGGCAAGTTGCTTAGAGGTATCCCTTTTTGAACAGGGGTCATATGCAATCATATTTTTAGACAGTCAACAGATCCAAATGAGGATCAGCACCACAGTAAGTAGAAATGGAGTGCTTTGTAAAATAACTTTGTTAAACATAACAATTAAATCAAAGCACAACTGCAAAGCTACAAAATGGTTAAAGGGCTAAATGAGCAGCGCCCAAAGaggcttacaaaaaaaaatccctgaaaGACATGAGATTACACATACAGGTAGGTAATGATTAGGCAACAAGCTCAAAAGTAACAGAGCAGAGGAGTGAATCTAAAGATGAGTATAACTGTGGAAATGAGGAGAACCTTGttaaaaaccccaaaacaatGCTCAGAAATACAAAACAGCATCAGATGGAAATAAATACCTAAACCCAACCGTGATATGCCATGACGATAAACCCATTATACTGCTCCTCTGTATCACACAGATACCAATAAATCAGCAATAAACTGAGATGCATGAAACAAAACCTGGTCTAATTTTGTCTTAAACTTTCTTTAAAGGCTTTACATTTCAGCTCTATCCAGTTATTCAAAGCccagctaattttttttaaaacgatcCATCACTGTTTTGAAAGTGTACACCTGCATGTATTCATATTATTATTGTGTAATTTGAACAGAATGGAAACAATGTTTAAtcatttattcaaaatgtattcaaaagTTTATGTATAGTGCTTTGTAATGATCTATATGGGTATCATacgtaaataaacatttatttctaccTTGGGCAAGGATGTGCTTGTGTTTCTCTAGCCAAAACGAATCGCTGTCCATTGGATCACTAGCAAATTATTTCCATGCGCTGTCATACACAGAAATACTTTGTTCTGGTCAATATTTGAAACATGgtagcacattttttttagaatttgatacgttcaggtttttaaaaatactttagtaAACCTTTAAAGTGCCCTCCACCCTTGTTTGTAACCATGGTAAAGATGTGTGAAGGCCTTGATTTAATTATTATGTTACTGCAGCAGAAAATTAGCAtagttgaaaatgtaaaaaacacaaCCTGTAAGTGGATTACATGGAATCCAACTTATTTATgagcaaaatttaaaaataacaattgttAGATAAATTAACgtacatataaataaatgagcAAGTATGAAACAGGAAAcaatagagtaaaaaaaaaagacaaataacacAATAGCATCAACATTAGAAgcaaaacctaaaaataaa
This genomic stretch from Fundulus heteroclitus isolate FHET01 chromosome 2, MU-UCD_Fhet_4.1, whole genome shotgun sequence harbors:
- the saal1 gene encoding protein saal1; the encoded protein is MDNSADGEAQQEEKERSTPSAGLQSPHMDRNPSPPPEQADGEEGEDLDAIGDTVYSKHWLFSTLTRLIQMVTEHSEENSEAQMQLSDDEEEDLCRVWDMAMDKDVAGFLQEFKAADILLGVIAKSRCPRLTEICVGILGNIACFPDTCATLSQNEDLGAVLLLLLGDADPPTLLETTRLLLTCLSQKDFCSLWLQRIRQQTSVCFNLCFIMSSSTNTDLLEKVGELVDKLFDLDEELMKCWLTAQPSEREERDGEINLDLSLSLLEAAKQLRSESPNGLEVYLHILQLLTTVEEGIQVFAAPDGPGKPVWDFVSDVVCEDLCQPNDLPVVLHEQKSVLIQALSVLQALYRCQDQWRSKNDTSLSLIGSVFRVCLHQSEFKREVSDKDEANDDQLQTLAEITSEFLADLCINIQKDTVADLIKKDYLTQKTCQAAAACLLPNYKTSVQHLQAALSETDPRLADVMRTQFPV